AGGGCACATCCTTGGCCCGCTGCCGAACCCCAGGAAGCTGTACGGCTTGAGCGTGCTCTGCATCCAGATTGCATTGTGTTTTCGTCAGCAAAAGAGCTCAGACCATGCTGTGCTTCGTGATAGGTCAAGGAGGAACTCACGTCGAATCTGTCCGGGTTGAACTTCTCCGGGTCGGCGAAGACGGTGGCGTCGTGGTGGATGGACACCACGTCCAGGTTCACCGACGTGCCCTTCTCCACCTGGTACCCTGCGTGTTGTCCCAGCATCGGTTTATTCACAAAACCACTTGTCGATGTTCGTTcattcaaaagaaaaggaaatatcCGCTCGTCGACGAAAAGGCGGTAGCTTGGTTCGACAAATATTTGCGGGTTTTTGGTGAGAATTAATTCTGCGGTTGTGGTACAATCTCATGAAACATATGTTGGAAATGAAAGCAAACGGTGAGTAGTTGGGAAAGCCGGCCGGACACAGAGGTGGTAGTTACCGTCAATGGTGAAGTCCTGTGCGGCTTTCCTGGAGTACCATGGCAGGATGGTCGCCCTCCTCAGCGTCTCGTTCATCACCTTGTTGGTGTACGGCATGTTGTTCATGTCTGACCACCTCagatgctcctcgccgcctaGCTCCTCCTTGATCCCCATATGCTCTTCCTGCCAAAGATCAGATGACAGTCAAGCTTAACATCATTTCACAACTAATAACAGTCAATATGGCTGTCAAGCtgaaggaaagaaatcaaGAATCTCCGGGCCAGTTGAGTTTAACATCATTTACTCTGAGTTTTTGCAGGACGTCGGGGTTCTCGCCGAGGAACTTGACGAGCCACGTCAGCCCCGCCGTTGTCGTGTCGTGGCCGGCGACGAGCAAGGTGAGGATGTTGTCCTTGAGCTGGGCGTCCGTCAGcttctcctcgtcgtcctcgccgccgctgccgcgggcgTGCTTCATGAGGAGCATCTGGAGGAAGTCGTCGTGCCCGGCGCCGGCATCGGCGCTTGCCCGGCGGCGGGCGATGACGTCGTCGAGCATGGCGTACATCCTGTTCCTGGCCTTGAGCCCCTCGTGGAACGCGGTGCCGGGGAGCTTGAGCGGCAGGGATGCAAAAGAGGAGGAGATCACCTTGAAGTTTGCCCTGAacttctcctgctcctccccctccggcTCCAGGCTCACCAGCATGTTggcgatcaccttcagcgtgAACTGATAATCCACCCCAAAATCATCCCAGAATTAATCAAAGATCAAAACCAAAATACAATTTGTACTATATATACAATCTCATAGGTCATTTTGAATTGAAGCAGCTAACTATGATCTTGACCTACGGTCAATATATGCCGttgagatcaataaaaacttccattttcggaaaaaaaaatgatcttGACGTACCGAGGAGGCCTCGTTGAGGACGAGgatgcggcggccggaggaccAGGAGGAGAGGGTCTGGATGGCGAGGGCATTGATGAAGGAGAAGTG
This is a stretch of genomic DNA from Brachypodium distachyon strain Bd21 chromosome 1, Brachypodium_distachyon_v3.0, whole genome shotgun sequence. It encodes these proteins:
- the LOC100821145 gene encoding abscisic acid 8'-hydroxylase 3 — its product is MLVSLEPEGEEQEKFRANFKVISSSFASLPLKLPGTAFHEGLKARNRMYAMLDDVIARRRASADAGAGHDDFLQMLLMKHARGSGGEDDEEKLTDAQLKDNILTLLVAGHDTTTAGLTWLVKFLGENPDVLQKLREEHMGIKEELGGEEHLRWSDMNNMPYTNKVMNETLRRATILPWYSRKAAQDFTIDGYQVEKGTSVNLDVVSIHHDATVFADPEKFNPDRFDSTLKPYSFLGFGSGPRMCPGMSLAKLEICVFVHHLVCRYDWKPMEEDNSVQPTLVRMPKNKYPILATAL